The following proteins come from a genomic window of Sorghum bicolor cultivar BTx623 chromosome 3, Sorghum_bicolor_NCBIv3, whole genome shotgun sequence:
- the LOC8056580 gene encoding probable LRR receptor-like serine/threonine-protein kinase At4g36180 isoform X3: MMVSITSHRQQLLLYLHLLVHLFLGIQQLSHSLATYTNQTTVPPPAAAAVPCRPDQSATLLRLRRSFSTTTDSACTLASWRAGTDCCLWEGVSCTAADGRVTTLDLAECWLQSAGLHPALFDLTSLRYLDLSFNSFNESELPAVGFERFTELTYLNLSYTDFIGKIPHGIRQLSKLVTLDFTNWIYLIEGDNDYFLPLGEGRWPVVEPDIGAFVANLSNLKELYLGNVDLFDNGAAWCSAFANSTPQLQVLSLPNTHIDAPICESLSSIRSLTKINLNYNKVYGQIPESFADLPSLTFLKLAYNRLEGRFPMRIFQNKNLTSIDVSYNSKICGLLPNFSSHSIIKELLFSNTNFSGPVPSSISNLISLKKLGIAATDFHQEQLPTSIGELKSLTSLQVSGAGIVGEIPSWVANLTYLETLQFSNCGLSGQVPSFIGNIGLCGFQVSKACNNMTPDMVQHQSKKVSIDIILFLFVGLGFGVGFAIAIILTWGISASSSLPLQSTLLRIMFHLQ; the protein is encoded by the exons ATGATGGTCTCCATTACCAGCCACCGCCAGCAGCTCCTGCTGTACCTGCACTTGCTCGTTCACTTGTTCCTTGGGATCCAACAGCTCTCGCACTCCCTCGCCACCTACACCAACCAAACTACCGtgccaccaccagcagcagcagctgttcCATGCCGGCCGGACCAGTCCGCGACGCTGCTCCGGCTGCGGCGTTCCTTCTCCACCACCACCGACTCCGCATGCACCCTTGCGTCGTGGCGGGCTGGCACGGACTGCTGCCTCTGGGAGGGCGTCTCCTGCACCGCTGCCGATGGCCGCGTCACCACCCTCGACCTCGCCGAATGCTGGCTGCAGAGTGCCGGCCTCCATCCGGCGCTTTTCGACCTCACCTCCCTGAGGTACTTGGATCTCTCCTTCAACAGCTTCAATGAGTCAGAGCTCCCGGCCGTCGGGTTCGAGCGGTTCACCGAGCTCACCTACCTCAACCTCTCCTACACCGACTTTATAGGCAAGATACCGCACGGGATACGACAGCTCAGCAAACTGGTAACCCTGGACTTCACCAATTGGATTTATCTTATCGAAGGTGACAACGACTATTTCCTGCCACTCGGCGAAGGAAGGTGGCCTGTCGTAGAGCCAGACATTGGAGCATTCGTCGCTAACCTTAGCAACCTCAAGGAGCTTTATCTAGGCAATGTCGACTTATTTGACAACGGGGCAGCATGGTGCAGTGCCTTTGCCAATTCCACTCCACAACTTCAGGTTCTCAGCCTACCAAATACCCACATCGATGCTCCAATTTGTGAATCATTGTCCAGCATTCGCTCACTGACCAAGATCAACCTAAACTATAACAAAGTGTATGGCCAAATTCCAGAGTCCTTTGCTGACCTACCTTCCCTCACTTTTCTTAAGCTTGCTTATAATCGCCTCGAAGGACGGTTCCCGATGAGGATCTTCCAGAACAAAAACTTAACATCTATTGATGTTAGTTATAATTCCAAGatatgtggtttgcttcctaATTTCTCATCACATAGTATTATTAAGGAATTGCTTTTTAGCAACACTAACTTCTCTGGTCCCGTTCCGAGTTCAATAAGTAATCTCATATCCTTGAAGAAATTAGGTATTGCAGCAACTGACTTTCACCAAGAGCAACTTCCCACTTCAATTGGCGAGCTCAAATCATTAACATCATTACAAGTTTCTGGAGCTGGTATAGTAGGAGAAATACCATCTTGGGTTGCAAATTTGACTTATTTGGAAACTTTACAGTTCTCAAACTGTGGGTTATCTGGTCAAGTACCTTCCTTCATAG GAAACATTGGCCTATGTGGGTTTCAAGTGTCCAAAGCCTGTAACAACATGACACCAGATATGGTTCAACATCAGTCCAAGAAGGTATCAATAGACATTATACTATTCCTTTTtgttggattgggatttggtgttGGATTCGCAATTGCAATTATCTTGACATGGGGAATCTCAGCGAGCTCATCCTTACCTTTACAATCCACATTGTTGAGGATAATGTTCCATCTCCAATAA
- the LOC8056580 gene encoding receptor-like protein 12 isoform X2, whose translation MMVSITSHRQQLLLYLHLLVHLFLGIQQLSHSLATYTNQTTVPPPAAAAVPCRPDQSATLLRLRRSFSTTTDSACTLASWRAGTDCCLWEGVSCTAADGRVTTLDLAECWLQSAGLHPALFDLTSLRYLDLSFNSFNESELPAVGFERFTELTYLNLSYTDFIGKIPHGIRQLSKLVTLDFTNWIYLIEGDNDYFLPLGEGRWPVVEPDIGAFVANLSNLKELYLGNVDLFDNGAAWCSAFANSTPQLQVLSLPNTHIDAPICESLSSIRSLTKINLNYNKVYGQIPESFADLPSLTFLKLAYNRLEGRFPMRIFQNKNLTSIDVSYNSKICGLLPNFSSHSIIKELLFSNTNFSGPVPSSISNLISLKKLGIAATDFHQEQLPTSIGELKSLTSLQVSGAGIVGEIPSWVANLTYLETLQFSNCGLSGQVPSFIGNLKNLITLKLYACNFSGQVPPHIFNLTQLGIINFHSNSFIGTIQLSSFFKMPNLFRLNLSNNKLSIVDGEYNSSWASIQNFDTLCLASCNMSKLPNSLKHMHYVEVLDLSNNHIHGPVPQWAWDNWINSLILMNISHNQFSSGIGYGPTISANMFVIDISYNLFEGPIPIPGPQNQLFDCSNNQFSSMPFNFGSYSSSISLLMAPRNKLSGEIPRSICEATSLMLLDLSNNYLIGSIPSCLMEDMSRLNVLNLKGNQLQGRLPNSPKQDCAFEALDFSDNQIEGQLPRSLAACKDLEVFDIGKNLINDTFPCWMSMLPKLQVLVLKSNMFIGDVGTSILEDRNNCEFGKLRIIDLASNNFSGLLRNKWFKSMGSMMTKDVNETLVMENQYDLLGQTYQFTTAITYKGSDISFSKILRTIVIIDVSNNAFYGPIPESVVDLLLLGGLNMSCNSLIGPIPSQLGMLHQLESLDLSSNELSGEIPWELASLDFLSMLNLSYNQLQGRIPESSHFLTFSDLSFLGNIGLCGFQVSKACNNMTPDMVQHQSKKRAHPYLYNPHC comes from the exons ATGATGGTCTCCATTACCAGCCACCGCCAGCAGCTCCTGCTGTACCTGCACTTGCTCGTTCACTTGTTCCTTGGGATCCAACAGCTCTCGCACTCCCTCGCCACCTACACCAACCAAACTACCGtgccaccaccagcagcagcagctgttcCATGCCGGCCGGACCAGTCCGCGACGCTGCTCCGGCTGCGGCGTTCCTTCTCCACCACCACCGACTCCGCATGCACCCTTGCGTCGTGGCGGGCTGGCACGGACTGCTGCCTCTGGGAGGGCGTCTCCTGCACCGCTGCCGATGGCCGCGTCACCACCCTCGACCTCGCCGAATGCTGGCTGCAGAGTGCCGGCCTCCATCCGGCGCTTTTCGACCTCACCTCCCTGAGGTACTTGGATCTCTCCTTCAACAGCTTCAATGAGTCAGAGCTCCCGGCCGTCGGGTTCGAGCGGTTCACCGAGCTCACCTACCTCAACCTCTCCTACACCGACTTTATAGGCAAGATACCGCACGGGATACGACAGCTCAGCAAACTGGTAACCCTGGACTTCACCAATTGGATTTATCTTATCGAAGGTGACAACGACTATTTCCTGCCACTCGGCGAAGGAAGGTGGCCTGTCGTAGAGCCAGACATTGGAGCATTCGTCGCTAACCTTAGCAACCTCAAGGAGCTTTATCTAGGCAATGTCGACTTATTTGACAACGGGGCAGCATGGTGCAGTGCCTTTGCCAATTCCACTCCACAACTTCAGGTTCTCAGCCTACCAAATACCCACATCGATGCTCCAATTTGTGAATCATTGTCCAGCATTCGCTCACTGACCAAGATCAACCTAAACTATAACAAAGTGTATGGCCAAATTCCAGAGTCCTTTGCTGACCTACCTTCCCTCACTTTTCTTAAGCTTGCTTATAATCGCCTCGAAGGACGGTTCCCGATGAGGATCTTCCAGAACAAAAACTTAACATCTATTGATGTTAGTTATAATTCCAAGatatgtggtttgcttcctaATTTCTCATCACATAGTATTATTAAGGAATTGCTTTTTAGCAACACTAACTTCTCTGGTCCCGTTCCGAGTTCAATAAGTAATCTCATATCCTTGAAGAAATTAGGTATTGCAGCAACTGACTTTCACCAAGAGCAACTTCCCACTTCAATTGGCGAGCTCAAATCATTAACATCATTACAAGTTTCTGGAGCTGGTATAGTAGGAGAAATACCATCTTGGGTTGCAAATTTGACTTATTTGGAAACTTTACAGTTCTCAAACTGTGGGTTATCTGGTCAAGTACCTTCCTTCATAGGTAACCTCAAGAACCTAATTACATTGAAATTGTATGCATGTAATTTTTCAGGTCAAGTTCCACCACATATATTTAATCTTACTCAATTAGGCATCATAAATTTTCATTCCAATAGTTTCATTGGTACCATCCAACTCAGCTCATTCTTCAAAATGCCCAACCTATTCAGATTGAATCTTTCAAACAACAAACTTTCTATAGTAGATGGAGAATACAATTCTTCATGGGCATCCATCCAAAACTTTGATACTCTATGTCTAGCATCCTGTAACATGTCCAAGCTCCCTAATTCCTTGAAGCACATGCATTACGTTGAAGTTCTTGACCTTTCAAACAATCACATCCATGGCCCTGTACCTCAGTGGGCATGGGATAATTGGATCAACTCACTCATCTTGATGAACATATCGCACAACCAATTTAGCAGTGGTATTGGATATGGCCCTACCATTTCTGCTAATATGTTTGTTATCGATATCAGTTATAACCTATTTGAAGGGCCCATACCTATACCAGGACCGCAGAACCAACTATTTGATTGCTCAAACAACCAATTTTCATCCATGCCATTCAATTTTGGTTCTTACTCAAGTAGTATTTCCCTACTCATGGCTCCTAGAAACAAGTTGTCTGGAGAAATTCCACGATCAATCTGTGAAGCAACAAGCCTTATGCTCCTTGATCTCTCCAATAATTATTTGATTGGCTCCATCCCTTCTTGTTTAATGGAGGATATGAGTCGCTTGAATGTATTAAATTTGAAAGGAAATCAACTTCAAGGAAGATTACCAAATAGCCCAAAGCAAGATTGTGCATTTGAGGCATTAGACTTTAGTGATAATCAGATTGAAGGACAATTACCTAGATCTCTAGCTGCTTGCAAAGACTTGGAGGTTTTTGATATCGGGAAGAATCTTATTAATGATACATTTCCATGTTGGATGAGTATGCTTCCTAAACTTCAAGTCCTTGTTCTAAAGTCCAACATGTTCATTGGAGATGTGGGGACATCTATTTTAGAAGATCGAAATAATTGTGAGTTTGGAAAACTTCGAATTATTGACTTGGCTTCAAATAATTTCTCTGGATTATTGCGGAACAAATGGTTTAAATCAATGGGATCCATGATGACTAAAGATGTCAATGAGACATTGGTCATGGAAAATCAATATGATCTACTTGGCCAAACATACCAGTTCACCACTGCCATCACATATAAAGGATCTGATATTagtttttctaaaattttgaggaccattgtcatcattgatGTTTCTAATAATGCATTCTATGGCCCTATTCCTGAGTCAGTTGTGGACCTTCTTCTACTTGGTGGGCTGAATATGTCATGTAATTCCCTCATTGGACCGATACCATCTCAGCTTGGCATGCTACATCAACTTGAGTCACTAGACCTATCTTCAAATGAACTTTCTGGAGAGATCCCATGGGAGTTGGCATCATTAGATTTTCTTTCAATGTTGAATCTATCCTACAACCAGCTGCAGGGAAGAATACCTGAGTCTTCACACTTCTTGACATTCTCCGATCTCTCATTTTTAGGAAACATTGGCCTATGTGGGTTTCAAGTGTCCAAAGCCTGTAACAACATGACACCAGATATGGTTCAACATCAGTCCAAGAAG CGAGCTCATCCTTACCTTTACAATCCACATTGTTGA
- the LOC8056580 gene encoding receptor-like protein 12 isoform X1: MMVSITSHRQQLLLYLHLLVHLFLGIQQLSHSLATYTNQTTVPPPAAAAVPCRPDQSATLLRLRRSFSTTTDSACTLASWRAGTDCCLWEGVSCTAADGRVTTLDLAECWLQSAGLHPALFDLTSLRYLDLSFNSFNESELPAVGFERFTELTYLNLSYTDFIGKIPHGIRQLSKLVTLDFTNWIYLIEGDNDYFLPLGEGRWPVVEPDIGAFVANLSNLKELYLGNVDLFDNGAAWCSAFANSTPQLQVLSLPNTHIDAPICESLSSIRSLTKINLNYNKVYGQIPESFADLPSLTFLKLAYNRLEGRFPMRIFQNKNLTSIDVSYNSKICGLLPNFSSHSIIKELLFSNTNFSGPVPSSISNLISLKKLGIAATDFHQEQLPTSIGELKSLTSLQVSGAGIVGEIPSWVANLTYLETLQFSNCGLSGQVPSFIGNLKNLITLKLYACNFSGQVPPHIFNLTQLGIINFHSNSFIGTIQLSSFFKMPNLFRLNLSNNKLSIVDGEYNSSWASIQNFDTLCLASCNMSKLPNSLKHMHYVEVLDLSNNHIHGPVPQWAWDNWINSLILMNISHNQFSSGIGYGPTISANMFVIDISYNLFEGPIPIPGPQNQLFDCSNNQFSSMPFNFGSYSSSISLLMAPRNKLSGEIPRSICEATSLMLLDLSNNYLIGSIPSCLMEDMSRLNVLNLKGNQLQGRLPNSPKQDCAFEALDFSDNQIEGQLPRSLAACKDLEVFDIGKNLINDTFPCWMSMLPKLQVLVLKSNMFIGDVGTSILEDRNNCEFGKLRIIDLASNNFSGLLRNKWFKSMGSMMTKDVNETLVMENQYDLLGQTYQFTTAITYKGSDISFSKILRTIVIIDVSNNAFYGPIPESVVDLLLLGGLNMSCNSLIGPIPSQLGMLHQLESLDLSSNELSGEIPWELASLDFLSMLNLSYNQLQGRIPESSHFLTFSDLSFLGNIGLCGFQVSKACNNMTPDMVQHQSKKVSIDIILFLFVGLGFGVGFAIAIILTWGISASSSLPLQSTLLRIMFHLQ, encoded by the coding sequence ATGATGGTCTCCATTACCAGCCACCGCCAGCAGCTCCTGCTGTACCTGCACTTGCTCGTTCACTTGTTCCTTGGGATCCAACAGCTCTCGCACTCCCTCGCCACCTACACCAACCAAACTACCGtgccaccaccagcagcagcagctgttcCATGCCGGCCGGACCAGTCCGCGACGCTGCTCCGGCTGCGGCGTTCCTTCTCCACCACCACCGACTCCGCATGCACCCTTGCGTCGTGGCGGGCTGGCACGGACTGCTGCCTCTGGGAGGGCGTCTCCTGCACCGCTGCCGATGGCCGCGTCACCACCCTCGACCTCGCCGAATGCTGGCTGCAGAGTGCCGGCCTCCATCCGGCGCTTTTCGACCTCACCTCCCTGAGGTACTTGGATCTCTCCTTCAACAGCTTCAATGAGTCAGAGCTCCCGGCCGTCGGGTTCGAGCGGTTCACCGAGCTCACCTACCTCAACCTCTCCTACACCGACTTTATAGGCAAGATACCGCACGGGATACGACAGCTCAGCAAACTGGTAACCCTGGACTTCACCAATTGGATTTATCTTATCGAAGGTGACAACGACTATTTCCTGCCACTCGGCGAAGGAAGGTGGCCTGTCGTAGAGCCAGACATTGGAGCATTCGTCGCTAACCTTAGCAACCTCAAGGAGCTTTATCTAGGCAATGTCGACTTATTTGACAACGGGGCAGCATGGTGCAGTGCCTTTGCCAATTCCACTCCACAACTTCAGGTTCTCAGCCTACCAAATACCCACATCGATGCTCCAATTTGTGAATCATTGTCCAGCATTCGCTCACTGACCAAGATCAACCTAAACTATAACAAAGTGTATGGCCAAATTCCAGAGTCCTTTGCTGACCTACCTTCCCTCACTTTTCTTAAGCTTGCTTATAATCGCCTCGAAGGACGGTTCCCGATGAGGATCTTCCAGAACAAAAACTTAACATCTATTGATGTTAGTTATAATTCCAAGatatgtggtttgcttcctaATTTCTCATCACATAGTATTATTAAGGAATTGCTTTTTAGCAACACTAACTTCTCTGGTCCCGTTCCGAGTTCAATAAGTAATCTCATATCCTTGAAGAAATTAGGTATTGCAGCAACTGACTTTCACCAAGAGCAACTTCCCACTTCAATTGGCGAGCTCAAATCATTAACATCATTACAAGTTTCTGGAGCTGGTATAGTAGGAGAAATACCATCTTGGGTTGCAAATTTGACTTATTTGGAAACTTTACAGTTCTCAAACTGTGGGTTATCTGGTCAAGTACCTTCCTTCATAGGTAACCTCAAGAACCTAATTACATTGAAATTGTATGCATGTAATTTTTCAGGTCAAGTTCCACCACATATATTTAATCTTACTCAATTAGGCATCATAAATTTTCATTCCAATAGTTTCATTGGTACCATCCAACTCAGCTCATTCTTCAAAATGCCCAACCTATTCAGATTGAATCTTTCAAACAACAAACTTTCTATAGTAGATGGAGAATACAATTCTTCATGGGCATCCATCCAAAACTTTGATACTCTATGTCTAGCATCCTGTAACATGTCCAAGCTCCCTAATTCCTTGAAGCACATGCATTACGTTGAAGTTCTTGACCTTTCAAACAATCACATCCATGGCCCTGTACCTCAGTGGGCATGGGATAATTGGATCAACTCACTCATCTTGATGAACATATCGCACAACCAATTTAGCAGTGGTATTGGATATGGCCCTACCATTTCTGCTAATATGTTTGTTATCGATATCAGTTATAACCTATTTGAAGGGCCCATACCTATACCAGGACCGCAGAACCAACTATTTGATTGCTCAAACAACCAATTTTCATCCATGCCATTCAATTTTGGTTCTTACTCAAGTAGTATTTCCCTACTCATGGCTCCTAGAAACAAGTTGTCTGGAGAAATTCCACGATCAATCTGTGAAGCAACAAGCCTTATGCTCCTTGATCTCTCCAATAATTATTTGATTGGCTCCATCCCTTCTTGTTTAATGGAGGATATGAGTCGCTTGAATGTATTAAATTTGAAAGGAAATCAACTTCAAGGAAGATTACCAAATAGCCCAAAGCAAGATTGTGCATTTGAGGCATTAGACTTTAGTGATAATCAGATTGAAGGACAATTACCTAGATCTCTAGCTGCTTGCAAAGACTTGGAGGTTTTTGATATCGGGAAGAATCTTATTAATGATACATTTCCATGTTGGATGAGTATGCTTCCTAAACTTCAAGTCCTTGTTCTAAAGTCCAACATGTTCATTGGAGATGTGGGGACATCTATTTTAGAAGATCGAAATAATTGTGAGTTTGGAAAACTTCGAATTATTGACTTGGCTTCAAATAATTTCTCTGGATTATTGCGGAACAAATGGTTTAAATCAATGGGATCCATGATGACTAAAGATGTCAATGAGACATTGGTCATGGAAAATCAATATGATCTACTTGGCCAAACATACCAGTTCACCACTGCCATCACATATAAAGGATCTGATATTagtttttctaaaattttgaggaccattgtcatcattgatGTTTCTAATAATGCATTCTATGGCCCTATTCCTGAGTCAGTTGTGGACCTTCTTCTACTTGGTGGGCTGAATATGTCATGTAATTCCCTCATTGGACCGATACCATCTCAGCTTGGCATGCTACATCAACTTGAGTCACTAGACCTATCTTCAAATGAACTTTCTGGAGAGATCCCATGGGAGTTGGCATCATTAGATTTTCTTTCAATGTTGAATCTATCCTACAACCAGCTGCAGGGAAGAATACCTGAGTCTTCACACTTCTTGACATTCTCCGATCTCTCATTTTTAGGAAACATTGGCCTATGTGGGTTTCAAGTGTCCAAAGCCTGTAACAACATGACACCAGATATGGTTCAACATCAGTCCAAGAAGGTATCAATAGACATTATACTATTCCTTTTtgttggattgggatttggtgttGGATTCGCAATTGCAATTATCTTGACATGGGGAATCTCAGCGAGCTCATCCTTACCTTTACAATCCACATTGTTGAGGATAATGTTCCATCTCCAATAA
- the LOC110433598 gene encoding uncharacterized protein LOC110433598, whose amino-acid sequence MHFISAIPKLTGQNYVLWREELDAALALAEIDLALQEPKPTEPEEPERAQNETDEAFANRKRDFAPIRAKYDLEKYKWEKSNRKCKIVIKKTITEGLRGAIPECDTAKEYLEKVKNQFTGSTKAHASTLIQKLTNMRFTGGSVREHILSMSTMAAKLEKLKMPLADGFLIHLALNSLPKEYETFVVNYNTQPEEWDLEKVIAMCVQEEERLKNANGGSVNFVKGKNKKPFYNKKAPDASTSQNKGGSSSQPKAQPKQDNQHRQEDPDRCRWCNETGHWKHDCPKFMKHCLVKGIQWRENPSKRRKTD is encoded by the exons ATGCACTTCATCAGTGCAATCCCAAAGCTGACGGGACAGAACTATGTTCTGTGGCGCGAGGAACTTGATGCTGCTCTAGCACTTGCTGAGATAGATTTGGCTCTTCAGGAGCCAAAGCCCACTGAGCCAGAGGAGCCCGAAAGGGCCCAGAATGAGACCGATGAAGCTTTTGCTAATCGGAAGCGAGACTTTGCTCCCATCAGAGCAAAGTATGATCTTGAGAAGTACAAGTGGGAAAAGTCAAACCGCAAGTGCAAGATTGTCATCAAGAAAACCATCACAGAGGGCCTAAGAGGTGCAATCCCAGAATGTGACACAGCAAAAGAATATCTTGAGAAAGTGAAGAATCAGTTCACTGGTTCCACCAAAGCTCATGCTTCCACCCTGATCCAGAAACTCACTAACATGAGGTTCACAGGGGGGAGTGTGAGAGAGCACATTCTGAGCATGAGCACCATGGCAGCCAAGTTAGAGAAGCTAAAGATGCCCCTCGCTGATGGTTTCCTCATTCACCTAGCTCTAAACTCACTTCCTAAAGAGTATGAGACATTTGTTGTTAACTACAACACACAGCCAGAGGAGTGGGATTTAGAGAAGGTGATTGCTATGTGTGTGCAAGAGGAAGAAAGGCTCAAGAATGCAAATGGTGGTTCTGTGAACTTTGTGAAaggaaagaacaagaagccaTTCTACAACAAGAAAGCTCCAGATGCCTCCACCTCCCAGAACAAGGGAGGAAGCTCTTCACAGCCTAAAGCACAGCCAAAGCAAGACAACCAGCACAGGCAGGAGGACCCGGATCGCTGTAGATGGTGTAATGAGACAGGGCATTGGAAGCATGACTGCCCTAAGTTCATGAAACATTGCCTAGTGAAAG GGATTCAGTGGAGGGAGAACCCTTCAAAGAGGAGAAAGACAGATTAA
- the LOC8056580 gene encoding probable LRR receptor-like serine/threonine-protein kinase At4g36180 isoform X4, whose amino-acid sequence MMVSITSHRQQLLLYLHLLVHLFLGIQQLSHSLATYTNQTTVPPPAAAAVPCRPDQSATLLRLRRSFSTTTDSACTLASWRAGTDCCLWEGVSCTAADGRVTTLDLAECWLQSAGLHPALFDLTSLRYLDLSFNSFNESELPAVGFERFTELTYLNLSYTDFIGKIPHGIRQLSKLVTLDFTNWIYLIEGDNDYFLPLGEGRWPVVEPDIGAFVANLSNLKELYLGNVDLFDNGAAWCSAFANSTPQLQVLSLPNTHIDAPICESLSSIRSLTKINLNYNKVYGQIPESFADLPSLTFLKLAYNRLEGRFPMRIFQNKNLTSIDVSYNSKICGLLPNFSSHSIIKELLFSNTNFSGPVPSSISNLISLKKLGIAATDFHQEQLPTSIGELKSLTSLQVSGAGIVGEIPSWVANLTYLETLQFSNCGLSGQVPSFIGNIGLCGFQVSKACNNMTPDMVQHQSKKRAHPYLYNPHC is encoded by the exons ATGATGGTCTCCATTACCAGCCACCGCCAGCAGCTCCTGCTGTACCTGCACTTGCTCGTTCACTTGTTCCTTGGGATCCAACAGCTCTCGCACTCCCTCGCCACCTACACCAACCAAACTACCGtgccaccaccagcagcagcagctgttcCATGCCGGCCGGACCAGTCCGCGACGCTGCTCCGGCTGCGGCGTTCCTTCTCCACCACCACCGACTCCGCATGCACCCTTGCGTCGTGGCGGGCTGGCACGGACTGCTGCCTCTGGGAGGGCGTCTCCTGCACCGCTGCCGATGGCCGCGTCACCACCCTCGACCTCGCCGAATGCTGGCTGCAGAGTGCCGGCCTCCATCCGGCGCTTTTCGACCTCACCTCCCTGAGGTACTTGGATCTCTCCTTCAACAGCTTCAATGAGTCAGAGCTCCCGGCCGTCGGGTTCGAGCGGTTCACCGAGCTCACCTACCTCAACCTCTCCTACACCGACTTTATAGGCAAGATACCGCACGGGATACGACAGCTCAGCAAACTGGTAACCCTGGACTTCACCAATTGGATTTATCTTATCGAAGGTGACAACGACTATTTCCTGCCACTCGGCGAAGGAAGGTGGCCTGTCGTAGAGCCAGACATTGGAGCATTCGTCGCTAACCTTAGCAACCTCAAGGAGCTTTATCTAGGCAATGTCGACTTATTTGACAACGGGGCAGCATGGTGCAGTGCCTTTGCCAATTCCACTCCACAACTTCAGGTTCTCAGCCTACCAAATACCCACATCGATGCTCCAATTTGTGAATCATTGTCCAGCATTCGCTCACTGACCAAGATCAACCTAAACTATAACAAAGTGTATGGCCAAATTCCAGAGTCCTTTGCTGACCTACCTTCCCTCACTTTTCTTAAGCTTGCTTATAATCGCCTCGAAGGACGGTTCCCGATGAGGATCTTCCAGAACAAAAACTTAACATCTATTGATGTTAGTTATAATTCCAAGatatgtggtttgcttcctaATTTCTCATCACATAGTATTATTAAGGAATTGCTTTTTAGCAACACTAACTTCTCTGGTCCCGTTCCGAGTTCAATAAGTAATCTCATATCCTTGAAGAAATTAGGTATTGCAGCAACTGACTTTCACCAAGAGCAACTTCCCACTTCAATTGGCGAGCTCAAATCATTAACATCATTACAAGTTTCTGGAGCTGGTATAGTAGGAGAAATACCATCTTGGGTTGCAAATTTGACTTATTTGGAAACTTTACAGTTCTCAAACTGTGGGTTATCTGGTCAAGTACCTTCCTTCATAG GAAACATTGGCCTATGTGGGTTTCAAGTGTCCAAAGCCTGTAACAACATGACACCAGATATGGTTCAACATCAGTCCAAGAAG CGAGCTCATCCTTACCTTTACAATCCACATTGTTGA